In a genomic window of Penaeus chinensis breed Huanghai No. 1 chromosome 30, ASM1920278v2, whole genome shotgun sequence:
- the LOC125041194 gene encoding cold and drought-regulated protein CORA-like: MPDPDPVADPTGFGRFHGGGGHDFHRGHGHGLSMILALFVALAGLVTLTSAMPEPDPLANPNPVADPDPFKFKGGGFRRGHGGFRRGYGGHGGFRRGYGGYGGFGGFGKKKFG, translated from the exons ATGCCTGACCCCGACCCAGTGGCTGACCCAACTGGTTTCGGCAGGTTTCACGGCGGAGGTGGTCATGACTTCCACAGGGGTCACGGCCATGGA TTATCGATGATTTTGGCCTTGTTTGTGGCCCTAGCAGGCTTGGTGACCCTGACCAGTGCCATGCCTGAGCCTGACCCTTTGGCTAACCCTAACCCCGTGGCTGACCCCGATCCCTTCAAATTCAAAGGCGGGGGATTCCGAAGGGGACATGGAGGTTTCAGGCGGGGCTACGGAGGCCACGGAGGTTTCAGGCGGGGCTACGGAGGCTACGGAGGTTTCGGAGGTTTCGGCAAGAAGAAGTTCGGCTAA